The DNA sequence AGTCGTGCACATGTGCAATTTTAGCACATCATTTCCAATCAGTTATTGCTGAGCCTACTGCTTCACATGCCACCACTAACTTTGAAGATACCAttatgttaaataaaatgaaaatcaaGAATGAAatgtgcagtagactggccctcgagtcccggcttgtgtgcacccctgctcATAATCTCCAAACGCTTGTAAAAGCAAAAAGGTcctactttgttttttttctaaatctgCCTTCTTCTTACAGGATGCCAGAAGGGCAACAGAGTTGGAGGCGGTCATGGAGAAACAGAAAATGAAAGTGGATCTGAAGCTGGAGAGCAGCACTTTGTGAGATGCAGCGTCTCCAGTAGGAAGTGTGTCAAATGAAGGATTGTGTTCTCCAGGTTCATGCTGCCACTGAAGAGCAAACTGttcatttattaattttatttatcataagaACATGTGATAGTGTCCTGACTATTATTATACCCTTGTAAAGCTTGTCAAAAACTGTTATTGACACTATATCATACATTGTATGCAGCAGATAAACGTAAGCTTACGATACAAAATTAACATTCAATTTCCCATTTTGTAATTACGTTCATTGTAATGTTTTTCTTGTCATCACCACAGACTAAttaaagactaacttaaatGAAACCTAATATTTGTTGCATACTTATAAATCAACCATGAGTAGCATTTacttgaaaagagaaaaaaaaaagtcaaggagacaaaatcttttttttttttaattgagaaTTTAAAGAAAGATGTCcagcagaacataaacatacgACTCCACACATAAGGTTAAGCAGTGCATCCATTTAAATCTGTTTGCATTGAATTCAATTTCTAGTTACAATTAATCCGTCCATAGTGGGCCAAAATTTCAATGCACAACCTTAGTCGTGCACATGTGCAATTTTAGCACATCATTTCCAATCAGTTATTGCTGAGCCTACTGCTTCACATGCCACCACTAACTTTGAAGATACCAttatgttaaataaaatgaaaatcaaGAATGAAACAACTTATAAACAATAAACTTGCCACCAATACAACTCCAAACAAACGTTGACTTGAAACTGGCCAAACTCACAACTTTAACTACAAGAAGCATCAAATGAAACTTGATTTGTTAAAAGTGGAATTGCAATAGAGAGAATTTAAAACCTTCATGGTTTCAATTCAAAAATTTAATTGGAGTTTTGAGAATTTAAGgatttaaattatttatgtGGGCAGACATTGGAGATATGCGTATTACCTTAACATAGTGAAAAGAAAAGCTTTAGAGGGAAagatagaaaaaataaaatcaaataaaaaaaataaaacaactaccCGATAGGATGAAGCTTTTTAGGCTGTTACAATCTGTAGGGccaaaacatatttacagatcTTTCTCAAAAGACAGTTGGTTCATAAAGAATATGGGTCAGATATATTTTATGCTCCAGTCCAGGCTGTAAATGCTTTACtctatttcactttaaaaaaaaaaaaaaaaaaaaggtattttatAACAAGACAGTAGGATTGATTGGATAGTGtcacaaaaaaagaggaaaaaatagacaTATCTGGGTATTTTGATACACCGTACTACTGATCAATAGCCAACCTCCCAAATCCAGAAGCAAACTCATGTATTTGGAGGCTAGAAACGTGACTCCATAGTATAGTTCTGTTTTGTGGGTCAGCTGCATTAATGAAGCAAAGAAAGGAGGGAGGCTAGAGAACAGGGGGATGGGTGGTCAAGTCAGACTGTGTAGTACTAGGTTATAATAATTGGACAAACAGGTGAGAGAATGGAGGGGGGTAGGGGGATGTGTGTGATGGTAGATGGTGCTTGGTCTTCAGAAATCACCCGTGTCCCTGTCATCTGCTCGGCGTGAGTCCGACCTGCCATTCATACCGTCCCTCCTGTCTCGATCCCGTGACCGGTCTCTGGAAGAGCGCTCTCGATCCCTGGACGACCTGCGAGACAAAACAACGTTACAAACTCGGGGAGGCACAGATAAGTTCAGCCCTTTACACCAGAGAGGCCTTCCAAAACATTGGATGTTTTTAGAGGTTTGAGATCATCTCTGAGAATATATTTTTAGTTGATTCTTGATAATTCTGTTAGAGCTGAGGATTAGAGCTGTGAATTATAAGCGACATCTGTATTTACTTGTGTCTTGAGCTCTGCTCATGGCTATGGCTGTGACGATGTCCTCGGCTGCGTGAGCGGGATCTGCTGCGATGTcgcctcctcctctccctggACCTTGAACGAGAACGTCGCTTGTCTCGTGATGAAGAGCGGGAGCGTCTCCGTTTGCGCTCACGTGAATGGGACCTGAAAACACGTTTAACTTTAATCTTGtaagttttgttgttgttgttgttgtcgtcGTCCCCAACACTTATTAAAGTAATGATGAATTTACTTTAAATCAAGTGGATATGTATGCAAacctacctttttttttcccggcTTCGTGATCTGGTCCTATAAAAAGTAACAAAAGACAGAGATAAGATTGAAAGGTAAACCATTATTTCACAAAAAACTGGAGTTCTATAAATGATGCCAAGATTTTTAAACTCTGGTGTTCACCTTTTCTTCAtcttttcctctttctccctttcttctcgTCTCTTCAAACGTTCCTGGTTCCTCTTCTCTTGCTTGTCGACCACAGTTTTCTGATTTttgaaggagggaaaaaaagtacTTAAAActctgattaaaaataaaataaataaataaataattatgcaACTTCTTAAATGGTGTATTATATGGTGTTGCAAACTGGTGCGTACCTTTAGTTGGTCCAGTTTCTCTCTGATCTGGATGAAGCCCAGGTGAAGTTTTCCACCAAAATGATCAGCCAGACGACGGTCGTTATCATGAAGACCCAGGTAAGCAGAGCAAACCTCACACACCCGGAGCTTCTGTTGCTGAAAGCTTGAAGCTGGCATGGAGTTTCTGTATTCTTCCTGAGGGAGGGATCAAGAGTAAtcatggagggaaaaaaaacagaacattttaatgtattaacAGAATAAAAGCACTATTTTTGAGAAGGCTTGAAACATCTTCTTTCAACTACCCCTTACTGACCTCTGCATCCTTCTTTCTGGTGCGGACCTTTTCCACTTCCTGCAGGATCTTCTGGGCCTCGTCCACGTTGCCTTCAGCTCCGAGCTGCTCAGCCTTGGCCAGGAGCTTTCCAATTTCCTCATTCAGCTCATGGACCTTCTCTGCCTGAAATACAGCCCAACCAACAAACTTCAGAAACAGCCTATAAATACACTTAGTGGGGCAGACAGTAtcagcattaaaaaaacaaaacaaacaaaaaacatgatcTTGTGCTCGTGTTATTTACCTTTGCTGCCACCTCAGCACTGATCTCTTCTTGGGTCTCAGCCAGGCGCTTCTTTGCCAGTTCAGTCCTTCGGTCACAGTCGGCAATGAAGGACTCCAGGTGATCTACCGCCTTTAGATGAAAAAAGATTTTGTTAACAGCACAGAAAGTGGGATATCAGACTAAACAGAAAAGTAGAAGAGTTCAAAAGAGAGTTATaaagatatttattttatttgggtAAAAACCCTACTAAGTGTATTCCTTTAACAAAGCATATAATTTTCAACCTAAGCAAGTAGTTAAATTGTATTCTATTATGTTAACCTACTAATCTACATCAGCTCAACaattattaaaagaaattacTTACATCAAGTTCAAAAAACAGATCTCTCTCCTTGGACGCAATTTCATAGTCGGCCCGAAGTGCCAAGTCATGGATCTTTGTGCATTCCCCCAGGTCCATACGCTATCATACACACAGGCAAACATGGCTAATCAATTATACTGCACAATTTCATTGAAActagcgggagaagatgagtgtgagtgagaatTTCATTGAAACTGTAGTGGATATTCAGTCTTTCTTCATTGTGAGTACTGTAATAGCAATATCTTTGAGTGAAATCAGTTGTCGGTTAAGGCTTCAAACAGATTTCAGGCCCTCAGAACAAGCAGTGGACCTATTTTCAGTGATTCACTTACCGTTCCAGACAAGATGTCATGTGGACAGCAATTGAGGAGGTGACTTTTGCAGACTCTCTCGTCAGTGAACTTGACCCTCTGTCGCGTCTCATCACCTGAAACAGTCCAAAATCCAACAGTAAGAAAGACCTCACATACTTGAGAGAAGGGGCGAGGTATCCAGTGCATGTATTTGGCAATTATTTGTTACCAAATTGAGATCAACAGAATTTAAGCTAAATGGGTGAAAACCATGTTCTCATAATTCTGatggacgttttttttttttacattacaaTTGGTTATTAGTGTCATGCTAAATAAGTAACTGGTCTTCCGCTGGgctatttctcatttatttcttaattAATGATCAAATACATGTAAATCCAGCAATGCATTTATATGGTACTTGCTGTTATTTCTTGTGCTTACCTTACCCAACCCAAGAATCAATAAAACATGGAATTACTAGAGCCTACACCCAGTTTAATGTGTTCAAAGGCTCAGTGTTCACCCTACAGTGTGAATCACTAGATTGCGCCAGTAGGGGTGCCACACAtagctaaaagctacaagactGGGGCTTCCATTGacaagtcaaaaaaaaaaagctatcaaATCTTTGAAGACTTTTCACTAAACTGAAACTAGATATGGACAAAAGATGTAGAGCTTTCATTAATGATCCAGCCAAGCCCTTGATAATTATGAAACAATGAAAGGCAATTCAAAATGAAATGCAAAAGAAAtccaaggggaaaaaaattaacATACACACTGCGATCTGCACCACATACTGTACCCTTCTGCATCTTCAAGACCCCAGCTGCAGAATTTTAAACCCGCTGTAGAAAAGTATAAATGGGAACAGTTTTCTTGCCCATACCTGCAGTAAGAAGTTGGGAGTCATACACAAGTCAGATTGTAAAATGATGCttgcaaagtgttttttttgttgttgttgttgctttttgtttgttttttcttcctgtgtGGACTGCTAGATTGCTTTCTGAAGAATATAGACATGTAATGAACTTCATTACgtgtaataaaattaaaattgttTGCCTGGATACAACGCGACAAGACGTCTTAGCTCAAGCTGTGCAACACTACTTCAAAATTTTTTATTCTTGTGGAACTAAAGAATAACCTTCCTATGTGTTTGTGTGGCACTGAAAAACGACCAACCTCTTTACTTGTATCGTTAAAAAAaggaagtggaaaaaaaactacaataactTCCGGAAGGCAAACAAATTGTTTGGATATTAATCATAACAGCTTTAAAAATTATGTGTGACTCACGGCTCGATGAACATGAGGCTTTTCTGCAACTCCTTTGCAGATTGATGTAGGCTGGCAATGATACACTGAAccttaatgaataaaataaagggGCCACAATTGTTCAGTTTGTATGCAACAAATGTATGGGAAGAATTTGATATAAATCTCATCACACACATTCAAAAACGCACAACACAAATTCACTTTTATTGTACAGACCCAATTATAATTTGTTAAAAGAGGATTCAAATGGCTACAGTATCATTCAAACTATTGTTCAACTCaaacgtttattttctttttaaatcaaatgcaGGACAGCATTTAATTGCCACTTTTTGCCCATGTCACTTAGACCTGACAACCATTTTAC is a window from the Cololabis saira isolate AMF1-May2022 chromosome 19, fColSai1.1, whole genome shotgun sequence genome containing:
- the luc7l gene encoding putative RNA-binding protein Luc7-like 1 isoform X1, with protein sequence MHWIPRPFSQVCEVFLTVGFWTVSGDETRQRVKFTDERVCKSHLLNCCPHDILSGTRMDLGECTKIHDLALRADYEIASKERDLFFELDAVDHLESFIADCDRRTELAKKRLAETQEEISAEVAAKAEKVHELNEEIGKLLAKAEQLGAEGNVDEAQKILQEVEKVRTRKKDAEEEYRNSMPASSFQQQKLRVCEVCSAYLGLHDNDRRLADHFGGKLHLGFIQIREKLDQLKKTVVDKQEKRNQERLKRREEREKEEKMKKRTRSRSREKKRSHSRERKRRRSRSSSRDKRRSRSRSRERRRRHRSRSRSRSRGHRHSHSHEQSSRHKSSRDRERSSRDRSRDRDRRDGMNGRSDSRRADDRDTGDF
- the luc7l gene encoding putative RNA-binding protein Luc7-like 1 isoform X3, which codes for MHWIPRPFSQVCEVFLTVGFWTVSGDETRQRVKFTDERVCKSHLLNCCPHDILSGTRMDLGECTKIHDLALRADYEIASKERDLFFELDAVDHLESFIADCDRRTELAKKRLAETQEEISAEVAAKAEKVHELNEEIGKLLAKAEQLGAEGNVDEAQKILQEVEKVRTRKKDAEEEYRNSMPASSFQQQKLRVCEVCSAYLGLHDNDRRLADHFGGKLHLGFIQIREKLDQLKKTVVDKQEKRNQERLKRREEREKEEKMKKRTRSRSREKKRSHSRERKRRRSRSSSRDKRRSRSRSRERRRRHRSRSRSRSRGHRHSHSHEQSSRHK
- the luc7l gene encoding putative RNA-binding protein Luc7-like 1 isoform X2, whose translation is MSAQAQMRALLDQLMGTARDGDETRQRVKFTDERVCKSHLLNCCPHDILSGTRMDLGECTKIHDLALRADYEIASKERDLFFELDAVDHLESFIADCDRRTELAKKRLAETQEEISAEVAAKAEKVHELNEEIGKLLAKAEQLGAEGNVDEAQKILQEVEKVRTRKKDAEEEYRNSMPASSFQQQKLRVCEVCSAYLGLHDNDRRLADHFGGKLHLGFIQIREKLDQLKKTVVDKQEKRNQERLKRREEREKEEKMKKRTRSRSREKKRSHSRERKRRRSRSSSRDKRRSRSRSRERRRRHRSRSRSRSRGHRHSHSHEQSSRHKSSRDRERSSRDRSRDRDRRDGMNGRSDSRRADDRDTGDF